One genomic window of Fusarium verticillioides 7600 chromosome 2, whole genome shotgun sequence includes the following:
- a CDS encoding hypothetical protein (At least one base has a quality score < 10) has translation MALWPFRRRSSRKRSRSGAAFSDAEGVPLPHNEEPKLGLKKRRTEPPRLQRAGRTYSFSPGRQDDIRTDRDRAGSPVRERTGRTRTTGNLEERPELWDRTPTLRPTHQATRQQRSKRRKEERNREAEIKAMSNFAPVRPATEQWNSGRPMKKDSKRSKTGGFGRHRAGRNSDVSLPVPGSIHSSLSSDSEFGSYRVSALAALAPRPTLRYTPNARWTTPHVPTPHRSGSLRRKLLEQEPIPEETMRSHRRIDSLADDLDARDLRELMELDNRRRELKKQKERQRMERRITQRAEKQQAEQIQARNTGTPPPENLERGVMGRELVGLGIDPASTVVTETKPEDPEPMDITEDEREIESQKKAEEEVFHRTDTAASEQPTPMEEVITKDTSSMRQPSEDMGSVSPGTRFSDLLRSAKSRSRSTIRSDRDRMVSPPPETINEEDVHMPRQNSQDSDGSKNGFASIKAFLRIGSKRQRREGPSSFANTSREEMQAAAAQSRAQAQAYALAKLEGEDSPNSSSGNYLSRKPSIGAPKRTRSRFREDLPELPLSPPASRVQSPEAEPPMPILTEQKIREMEELRSLGVRYDTPTSGHRSAEAIRRTPSTVERAYVSPSPEAGMSMSLASIDSEGSWLSGNASGRRAAIRDSIRRANQREQNDTHTDSPTNGTEENLEIVGDEYLTKLTPRRNSNSEFMGRRSGEGRPSSDEEEFANDGEMKWGAVGSQPQVVHRFTMKSHEGLLELESEDEGSPTSPVTPSQELANVQSARSVNLGKGHVRNFSAGSAKLLDITPRPSVDATGNSERRRSHVQPAM, from the coding sequence ATGGCCCTTTGGCCATTCCGGCGCCGGAGTAGCCGCAAGCGCTCCCGCAGCGGCGCTGCTTTCTCAGATGCAGAGGGCGTGCCGCTGCCTCACAACGAGGAACCCAAACTTGGTTTGAAGAAACGACGTACCGAACCGCCCAGACTTCAGCGAGCCGGTCGAACATACAGTTTCTCTCCGGGACGCCAAGATGACATTCGTACCGATCGAGATCGCGCTGGCTCGCCAGTCCGTGAACGAACAGGCCGAACAAGAACTACTGGCAACCTTGAAGAACGTCCCGAACTCTGGGATCGCACACCCACGCTTCGTCCGACCCACCAAGCAACAAGACAGCAGAGAAGtaagaggaggaaagaagaacGCAACAGAGAAGCCGAGATTAAAGCAATGAGTAATTTTGCTCCCGTTCGGCCTGCTACGGAACAATGGAATTCAGGCCGACCCATGAAGAAAGATTCCAAAAGATCAAAAACTGGGGGATTCGGAAGGCATCGAGCTGGTCGCAATTCGGACGTCTCACTTCCAGTACCCGGATCAATACACTCCAGTCTTTCGTCCGACTCGGAGTTTGGCTCATATAGAGTCTCTGCCCTTGCAGCTCTTGCACCTCGGCCTACACTTCGCTATACCCCGAACGCACGATGGACGACTCCCCATGTGCCTACACCTCATCGGTCTGGATCACTAAGGAggaagcttctcgagcagGAGCCGATTCCGGAAGAGACGATGAGATCGCACAGGCGCATCGATTCCCTTGCTGACGACCTCGACGCCCGCGATCTTAGGGAACTCATGGAATTAGATAATCGACGACGAGAACTGAAAAAGCAGAAGGAGAGACAAAGAATGGAGAGACGGATCACACAAAGGGCAGAGAAACAACAAGCGGAACAAATACAGGCCAGGAACACAGGCACCCCTCCGCCAGAGAATCTTGAGAGAGGTGTCATGGGCCGTGAACTTGTAGGGCTGGGGATCGACCCTGCTTCCACTGTGGTCACTGAAACGAAACCTGAAGATCCAGAGCCCATGGACATTACTGAAGACGAAAGGGAAATTGAGTCTCAaaagaaggccgaggaggaggtctTTCATCGCACAGACACAGCCGCCTCTGAGCAGCCAACACCTATGGAAGAGGTCATTACAAAGGATACCTCATCGATGCGTCAGCCCTCTGAAGATATGGGAAGCGTTTCTCCTGGAACAAGATTTTCTGATCTTTTAAGATCGGCCAAGTCGCGATCTAGGTCGACGATTCGATCTGATCGAGATAGGATGGTTTCTCCGCCACCCGAGACCAtcaacgaggaggatgttcaCATGCCCAGACAAAACTCCCAAGATTCTGACGGTAGTAAGAATGGGTTTGCTTCTATCAAAGCATTCCTGCGAATTGGAAGCAAACGGCAACGACGTGAAGGACCATCGTCCTTTGCCAATACCTCTCGGGAGGAGATGCAGGCAGCCGCAGCTCAGTCAAGAGCACAGGCGCAAGCCTACGCCCTCGCTAAGCTCGAGGGTGAGGACTCGCCCAACTCTTCAAGCGGTAACTATCTATCCCGTAAACCAAGCATTGGCGCCCCGAAGAGGACGCGCTCTCGGTTCCGGGAAGACTTACCTGAGTTGCCTCTCTCACCGCCAGCTTCACGCGTTCAGTCGCCCGAAGCGGAGCCCCCCATGCCCATTCTCACCGAACAAAAGATCCGTGAAATGGAGGAATTGAGGTCCTTGGGCGTGCGCTATGACACACCAACATCGGGACACCGATCCGCTGAGGCCATCCGCCGTACGCCTTCGACAGTAGAGCGTGCATATGTTTCACCGTCACCAGAAGCTGGCATGTCCATGTCACTCGCCTCGATTGACTCTGAAGGTTCCTGGCTTTCCGGTAATGCCAGTGGCCGTCGAGCCGCCATACGAGATAGCATTCGAAGGGCCAATCAGCGTGAGCAAAACGACACGCACACGGATTCCCCAACGAACGGCACAGAAGAAAACTTGGAGATCGTTGGGGACGAATATTTAACGAAGCTCACTCCCCGAAGAAACTCGAATTCCGAGTTCATGGGTCGTCGTTCTGGTGAAGGACGTCCCAgcagcgatgaggaagagtTTGCTAATGATGGAGAGATGAAATGGGGCGCTGTTGGTTCTCAGCCCCAAGTTGTGCACAGATTCACCATGAAGAGCCACGAGGGACTCTTGGAGCTTGaatctgaggatgaagggaGCCCGACATCACCCGTAACTCCATCGCAAGAGCTTGCCAATGTTCAGAGCGCTAGAAGCGTCAATCTGGGCAAAGGTCACGTTCGCAATTTTAGCGCTGGAAGTGCTAAACTACTCGATATCACTCCCCGACCATCCGTTGATGCCACAGGGAACTCAGAGAGGCGACGAAGTCACGTCCAACCAGCCATGTGA
- a CDS encoding thioredoxin 1 (At least one base has a quality score < 10), translating to MSSLFRLMRPVAQAARSGAVTFAARPFHTTAARLAVQNIETRKEFKDLVSTTDKAVLIDCFATWCGPCKAISPILNKLSEEKALSDSIQFVKFDVDELPDLTAELGVRAMPTFFVFKHGRKVDELVGANPQALQSMLAKHAA from the exons ATGTCCTCTCTCTTCCGTCTTATGCGGCCTGTCGCCCAGGCTGCTCGATCTGGCGCCGTAACTTTCGCCGCTCGGCCATTCCATACCACGGCTGCTCGACTCGCTGTGCAGAACATCGAGAC AAGAAAAGAGTTTAAGGACCTTGTTTCCACAACAGACAAGGCTGTTCTTATTGACTGCTTCGCGACATGGTGCGGTCCTTGCAAGGCCATCTCTCCCATCCTCAACAA GCTCTCGGAAGAGAAGGCTCTTTCAGACAGCATCCAATTCGTCAAgtttgatgtcgatgagcttccCGACCTGACCGCTGAGCTCGGCGTCCGCGCTATGCCAactttcttcgtcttcaagcACGGAAgaaaggttgatgagttggtcGGTGCTAACCCTCAAGCCCTTCAGTCGATGCTGGCGAAGCATGCTGCATGA
- a CDS encoding thioredoxin 1 (At least one base has a quality score < 10), whose amino-acid sequence MSSLFRLMRPVAQAARSGAVTFAARPFHTTAARLAVQNIETKEFKDLVSTTDKAVLIDCFATWCGPCKAISPILNKLSEEKALSDSIQFVKFDVDELPDLTAELGVRAMPTFFVFKHGRKVDELVGANPQALQSMLAKHAA is encoded by the exons ATGTCCTCTCTCTTCCGTCTTATGCGGCCTGTCGCCCAGGCTGCTCGATCTGGCGCCGTAACTTTCGCCGCTCGGCCATTCCATACCACGGCTGCTCGACTCGCTGTGCAGAACATCGAGAC AAAAGAGTTTAAGGACCTTGTTTCCACAACAGACAAGGCTGTTCTTATTGACTGCTTCGCGACATGGTGCGGTCCTTGCAAGGCCATCTCTCCCATCCTCAACAA GCTCTCGGAAGAGAAGGCTCTTTCAGACAGCATCCAATTCGTCAAgtttgatgtcgatgagcttccCGACCTGACCGCTGAGCTCGGCGTCCGCGCTATGCCAactttcttcgtcttcaagcACGGAAgaaaggttgatgagttggtcGGTGCTAACCCTCAAGCCCTTCAGTCGATGCTGGCGAAGCATGCTGCATGA
- a CDS encoding D-amino-acid oxidase: MAYKLMRQPLLYSLVLSSIEYFSISRRFIPNTQLSNKTWHIKMANTIVVVGAGVSGLTSAYLLSKNKGNKITVVGKHMPGDYDIEYASPFAGANVCPMATRESSRWERRTWVEFKKLCEQVPEAGIHFQKCHIQRRKKDAEAAKNQTFPDALFMEEPWYKEIFEDFREQNPDEVTRGYDSGCEFTSVCINTAIYLPWLVGQCLKNGVVFKRGILTDISDAKKLSHTGNVPNIIVNATGLGSLELGGVKDETMAPARGQIVLVRNESTPMLITSGVEDGGADVMYLMQRAAGGGTILGGTYDIGNWESQPDPNIAQRIMQRIVEARPEVADGKGVKGLSVIRHAVGLRPWRRDGLRLEEEKLDDETWIVHNYGHSGWGYQGSYGCAEGVVEIVDKVGKAAKSKL; encoded by the exons ATGGCGTATAAGTTAATGCGACAACCTCTCCTCTATAGTCTAGTCCTGAGTTCAATCGAGTACTTTTCCATTTCGAGAAGATTTATACCAAATACCCAATTATCAAACAAAACGTGGCATATCAAAATGGCGAACACAATCGTCGTCGTTGG TGCTGGTGTTTCTGGCTTGACATCTGCCTACCTTCtttccaagaacaagggcaacaAGATCACTGTGGTGGGTAAGCATATGCCCGGTGACTATGATATTGAATATGCTTCGCCATTTGCTGGTGCAAACGTCTGCCC CATGGCCACACGAGAAAGCAGCAGATGGGAACGTCGAACTTGGGTAGAGTTCAAGAAACTGTGCGAACAAGTCCCCGAAGCGGGCATTCACTTCCAAA AGTGCCACATTCAAAGACGAAAGAAGGAcgcagaagcagcaaagAACCAAACGTTCCCTGATGCACTCTTCATGGAGGAGCCCTGGTATAAGGAGATCTTTGAGGATTTCCGAGAACAGAACCCTGATGAAGTCACTCGCGGTTACGATTCAGGCTGCGAATTCACATCTGTCTGCATCAACACCGCCATCTACCTTCCCTGGCTTGTTGGCCAATGTCTGAAGAACGGCGTTGTATTCAAGAGAGGCATCCTGACCGATATCAGTGACGCCAAGAAACTTAGCCACACGGGTAATGTtcccaacatcatcgtcaacgcGACAGGCCTAGGATCCTTGGAACTGGGCGGTGTTAAGGATGAGACTATGGCGCCTGCGCGCGGACAGATTGTGCTGGTGCGCAACGAGAGCACACCGATGCTTATCACATCTGGAGTTGAGGACGGCGGTGCCGATGTCATGTATCTCATGCAGCgagcagctggtggtggcACAATCTTGGGTGGAACTTACGATATCGGCAACTGGGAGTCTCAGCCAGATCCCAACATCGCCCAACGTATCATGCAGCGCATCGTTGAGGCACGCCCAGAGGTCGCTGATGGTAAGGGCGTTAAGGGACTGAGTGTGATTCGACACGCTGTGGGACTGCGCCCTTGGAGACGAGATGGACTTCgacttgaggaggagaagttAGACGATGAGACGTGGATCGTGCACAACTATGGCCACTCTGGCTGGGGATATCAAGGCTCATATGGTTGTGCTGAGGGTGTAGTTGAGATTGTGGACAAGGTTGGCAAAGCTGCCAAGTCTAAGCTGTAG
- a CDS encoding alpha-1,3-mannosyltransferase: MPESAPGTLGQGVRFLRNILNGRHALSKLIPIALWLADALGCGLIIWKIPYTEIDWVAYMQQISQFVSGERDYTKMVGDTGPLVYPAAHVYTYTGLYYITDKGTNILLAQQIFAVLYMATLALVMLCYWKAKVPPYMFIFLIASKRLHSLFVLRCFNDCFAVFFLWLTIFLFQRRQWTVGSLVYSWGLGIKMSLLLPLPAIGVIIFLGRGLWPSLRLAWLMAQVQFAIGIPFITQNPRGYAARAFELSRQFQFKWTVNWRMLGEEVFLSKYFAISLLACHVLVLLIFISKRWIQPTGRSLYDLIPSFLRLKSPFTMQEQLRISHYVTPEYVMTTMLSANLIGLLFARSLHYQFYAYLAWATPYLLWRATEDPVIVTIIWAAQEWAWNVYPSTDLSSTIAVNTMLATVVLVYLGTARLAVPVPAARVGNVDDKNK; this comes from the exons ATGCCAGAATCTGCACCTGGCACCCTGGGCCAAGGCGTGCGCTTCCTGAGAAACATCCTCAATGGCCGCCATgcgctctccaagctcatcccCATCGCGCTCTGGCTGGCTGACGCGCTTGGTTGTGGCTTGATCATATGGAAGATCCCAT ATACTGAGATCGACTGGGTTGCGTACATGCAGCAGATTTCGCAGTTTGTATCGGGCGAGAGAGACTATACCAAGATGGTGGGCGATACTGGTCCCTTGGTGTATCCAGCGGCGCATGTCTACACTTACACGGGACTTTACTATATCACGGACAAGGGCACGAATATTCTTCTGGCGCAGCAAATATTTGCTGTGTTGTATATGGCTACGTTGGCATTGGTAATGCTCTGCTATTGGAAAGCCAAA GTCCCTCCGTACATGTTCATCTTCCTAATCGCCTCTAAACGACTTCATAGCCTCTTCGTCCTACGATGTTTCAATGACTGCTTCGCCGTTTTCTTCCTATGGCTGACCATCTTCCTTTTCCAGCGCCGACAATGGACCGTTGGAAGTCTGGTGTATTCTTGGGGTCTTGGGATCAAAATGTCGTTACTGCTGCCTCTACCTGCCATTGGCGTCATTATTTTCCTGGGTAGAGGACTATGGCCTAGCCTTCGTCTCGCATGGCTCATGGCACAGGTCCAGTTCGCCATCGGAATTCCGTTTATCACCCAAAACCCTCGTGGGTATGCGGCTCGGGCCTTTGAGCTGTCACGACAGTTTCAATTCAAGTGGACGGTCAATTGGCGCATGTTGGGCGAGGAAGTTTTCCTCAGCAAGTATTTTGCTATATCTCTTCTGGCCTGCCACGTTCTGGTGCTCctgatcttcatctccaagagATGGATCCAACCGACTGGACGATCGCTCTACGACCTGATTCCCTCATTCTTGCGACTCAAGTCCCCATTTACCATGCAGGAACAGCTTCGCATCTCCCACTACGTCACCCCCGAGTACGTCATGACTACCATGCTCTCCGCCAACCTCATTGGTCTTCTGTTCGCTCGGTCACTACACTACCAGTTCTATGCCTATCTCGCCTGGGCGACACCCTATCTCCTCTGGCGAGCCACCGAAGACCCCGTCATCGTGACAATTATCTGGGCCGCGCAGGAATGGGCTTGGAACGTATACCCCAGCACCGACCTCAGCTCAACCATCGCTGTCAACACAATGCTGGCGACCGTTGTGTTGGTGTATCTGGGAACAGCCAGACTTGCCGTTCCTGTTCCCGCTGCCAGAGTCgggaatgttgatgataagaACAAATAG